Proteins co-encoded in one Arachis hypogaea cultivar Tifrunner chromosome 11, arahy.Tifrunner.gnm2.J5K5, whole genome shotgun sequence genomic window:
- the LOC112720010 gene encoding uncharacterized protein, producing MAEKLAPEKRHNFVHDGQKVFEWDQTLEEVNIYINLPPNVHSKQFYCKIQSKHVEVGIKGNPPYLNHDLTCPVKTDSSFWTLEDGIMHITLQKRDKGQTWASPILGQGQLDPYATDLEQKRLMLQRFQEENPGFDFSQAQFSGNCPDPRTFMGGIRSD from the exons ATGGCGGAGAAATTAGCCCCCGAGAAGCGTCACAACTTCGTTCACGATG GTCAAAAGGTGTTTGAGTGGGATCAAACGCTAGAAGAGGTTAATATTTACATCAATTTACCTCCCAATGTTCATTCTAAGCAATTCTACTGCAAGATTCAATCCAAGCATGTTGAAGTTGGCATCAAAGGCAATCCACCATATCTCAAT CACGATCTTACCTGCCCGGTGaagacagattcttcattttggacACTAG AGGATGGCATAATGCACATAACACTTCAGAAGAGAGATAAAGGGCAGACATGGGCTTCCCCCATTCTTGGCCAGGGTCAGTTGGACCCTTACGCCACCGATCTTGAACAGAAGCGTCTCATGCTGCAGAGATTTCAAGAAGAG AACCCAGGTTTTGATTTTTCGCAAGCTCAGTTCAGTGGAAATTGTCCTGATCCAAGGACTTTCATGGGTGGAATCCGTTCAGATTGA